In the Malassezia vespertilionis chromosome 3, complete sequence genome, one interval contains:
- the GAT1 gene encoding Sodium- and chloride-dependent GABA transporter 1 (COG:K; EggNog:ENOG503NXG0): MGMSADPEELAKKDPLATQVWRMYAKQREQLPNAARMENLTWRLMSLTLRRKREEKESAMEEQCDAVSHTTLDRAPQDDAPEMTRGRQKTVRPVAEYPMMSHGVSPLARLARRSRSRSVSMMDVDRAQLNRSISRNSMFKDRTTFQEQTALLDTIDDVSSTPSPHASAFNELMMAPNMDLAGGLDLKDPAIFDLFNEPAPTSQVNNDDLFMQLYNSMPQGAPNKSVLFAQSQQGAPKLRSASRQRLMHSFERDAFHNLFDNSSQPWTAASPLEEHAQHMLEMSSRRHGAMQSREREDAFYGLDLHLDSVPGIDDYVSHQANQHPEYGFLPRLVRKTSFDHKVRERSESRGPRNRVTQNLIDEHADMRSTNSRKRPFRDASPIAGLRAPTTADQRIAAGLSRQTPATFTPELVQYLPSSLFGFPVNLPPANPPPQHDMAFMQDRRTSQSPLFVENASNLSRAPSNTAMHSVPNMVYVNSHDSPCSGPIGAPNAMPSNYMHLDPAQLLSQHIFPPSNAFAQHTMPLNNGADFGMANAANLDLGGLPSPRQMPEMHYGSMQYASMFNPMASPNIANGNPSVSGSMDSSDAAGTSCDGSRLSSPAHRMLVGIGENSTSSSAGNLSDSAPTVCSNCQTTTTPLWRRDADGNAMCNACGLFQRLHGVMRPLSLKTDVIKKRNRTGGANNRDAARSKNAAVKGRSAGSTTKTKD, encoded by the coding sequence ATGGGTATGTCTGCGGATCCAGAAGAATTGGCCAAGAAAGATCCGCTCGCCACACAAGTGTGGCGCATGTATGCGAAACAGCGTGAGCAGCTACccaatgcggcgcgcatggaAAATCTGACTTGGCGTCTTATGTCGCTtacgctgcggcgcaagcgcgaagAAAAAGAGTCAGCGATGGAGGAGCAATGCGACGCTGTGTCGCACACCACTTTggatcgtgcgccgcaggacgACGCTCCTGAAATGACGCGCGGACGACAAAAGACGGTGCGTCCAGTGGCAGAGTACCCCATGATGTCGCACGGTGTTTCCCCTTTGGCTCGTCTTGCACGCCGCTCACGTTCCCGTTCTGTGAGTATGATGGATGtggatcgcgcgcaattGAACCGATCCATTTCGCGCAATAGTATGTTTAAGGACCGTACCACGTTTCAAGAACAGaccgcgctgcttgatACTATTGATGATGTGAGCAGCACACCTTCACCGCATGCCTCAGCATTCAATGAACTGATGATGGCGCCGAACATGGACCTTGCCGGCGGTCTGGATCTTAAAGACCCGGCTATATTTGATCTCTTCAACGAGCCTGCGCCTACTTCGCAGGTAAACAATGACGATCTTTTCATGCAACTGTACAACTCCAtgccgcaaggcgcaccCAACAAGAGTGTGCTCTTTGCTCAGTCCCAGCAAGGAGCGCCAAAACTGCgctccgcatcgcgccaGCGCCTGATGCACTCgtttgagcgcgacgcattcCACAACCTTTTTGACAATAGCTCGCAGCCGTGGACTGCGGCATCCCCGCTagaggagcatgcgcagcataTGCTTGAAATGAGTTCACGGCGTCATGGTGCAATGCAAagccgcgagcgcgaggacgCCTTTTATGGACTTGACCTGCATCTCGACAGCGTGCCTGGCATTGACGACTATGTGAGTCACCAGGCGAACCAGCACCCCGAGTACGGTTTCCTTCCTCGCCTCGTGCGCAAGACCTCGTTCGACCACAAAGtacgcgagcgcagcgagtcgCGCGGCCCGCGGAATAGAGTAACGCAGAACTTGATCGACGAGCACGCCGATATGCGCTCTACGAATTCAAGAAAGCGTCCATTCCGCGACGCTTCCCCCATTGCAGGCCTTCGCGCTCCCACAACTGCAGACCAGCGTATTGCCGCGGGTTTGTCGCGTCAAACGCCCGCGACGTTTACGCCGGAACTGGTGCAGTACCTGCCATCTTCCTTGTTTGGCTTTCCCGTCAATCTACCGCCCGCAAATCCCCCGCCGCAACACGACATGGCCTTTATGCAAGAccggcgcacaagccaaAGCCCATTATTTGTGGAGAACGCGAGTAATCTTtcgcgtgcgccaagcaaTACAGCCATGCATTCCGTGCCGAATATGGTGTACGTCAATTCCCACGACAGCCCATGTAGCGGCCcgatcggcgcgccaaacgccaTGCCGTCGAACTACATGCATCTGGACCCTGCCCAGCTCCTGTCGCAGCACATATTTCCACCGAGCAatgcgtttgcgcagcatACCATGCCGCTGAACAATGGCGCTGACTTTGGCATGGCTAACGCAGCAAACCTGGATCTGGGGGGCTTGCCGTCACCGAGGCAGATGCCAGAGATGCACTATGGATCGATGCAATATGCATCCATGTTTAACCCCATGGCGTCGCCAAACATTGCGAACGGGAATCCTTCCGTCTCTGGCTCGATGGACAGCAGCGATGCTGCGGGCACTTCTTGCGATGGCTCGCGGCTTTCCAGTCCTGCGCACCGAATGCTCGTGGGCATCGGCGAGAACTCCACTTCGAGCTCGGCGGGCAATCTGAGCGACAGCGCTCCAACTGTGTGCTCCAACTGCCAAACTACCACCACGCCTCTTTGgcgccgcgatgcagacggCAACGCAATGTGCAATGCGTGTGGCCTTTTCCAGCGACTGCACGGAGTCATGCGCCCTCTCTCTTTGAAGACGGACGTGATTAAGAAGCGCAACAGAACTGGAGGAGCGAATAatcgcgacgcggcgcgctcaaAGAATGCTGCTGTCAAaggacgcagcgccgggaGTACTACAAAGACTAAAGACTAG
- the ARL1 gene encoding Arf GTPase arl1 (COG:U; EggNog:ENOG503NWAZ), which translates to MGVTFSSLLDRVWFWRRDVPLRILMLGLDSAGKTTILYRLQLGNVISTIPTIGFNVESVEYKNIQMQVWDLGGQSSIRPYWRCYFADTAAIIYVVDATDEERLPIARKELLAMLAEEELTGCKLLVFANKQDVPGALDEGQVGAALGLNELRDRQWSIFRSSAKNGTGLHEGLDWLVEALRSH; encoded by the exons ATGGGCGTCACATTTTCGTCCTTGCTCGACAGAGTCTGGTTTTGGCGGCGTgatgtgccgctgcgcatttTGATGCTTGGTCTGGACAG TGCGGGGAAGACGACAATTTTATACCGCTTGCAGCTTGGAAACGTCATTTCCACGATACCCA CGATCGGATTTAATGTTGAGTCTGTCGAATACAAAAATATCCAAATGCAAGTGTGGGATTTGGGCGGACAGTCGAGCATTCG ACCCTACTGGCGGTGTTACTTTGCCGATACAGCCGCAATTATTTATGTTGTTGATGCGACAGATGAGGAGCGTCTTCCAATTGCACGCAAGGAGCTACTTGCGATGCTGGCTGAGGAGGAGCTTACGGGGTGCAAGCTGTTAGTCTTTGCAAACAAGCAAGATGTGCCCGGCGCTTTGGACGAAGGCCAGGTGGGCGCTGCATTGGGGCTCAACGAACTGCGCGATCGGCAATGGAGTATTTTTCGCAGCAGTGCGAAAAATGGGACGGGGCTTCATGAAGGACTTGATTGGCTTGTCGAGGCATTGCGAAGTCATTGA